From the Oryza glaberrima chromosome 5, OglaRS2, whole genome shotgun sequence genome, one window contains:
- the LOC127774915 gene encoding prolamin PPROL 14E yields MKIIFVFALLAIAACGASAQFDVLGQSYRQYQLQSPVLLQQQVLSPYNEFVRQQYGIAASPFLQSAAFQLRNNQVWQQLGLVAQQSHYQDINIVQAIAQQLQLQQFGDLYFDRNLAQAQALLAFNVPSRYGIYPRYYGAPSTITTLGGVL; encoded by the coding sequence ATGAAGATCATTTTCGTCTTTGCTCTTCTTGCTATTGCTGCATGCGGCGCCTCTGCGCAGTTTGATGTTTTAGGTCAAAGTTATAGGCAATATCAGCTGCAGTCGCCTGTCCTGCTACAGCAACAGGTGCTTAGCCCATATAATGAGTTCGTAAGGCAGCAGTATGGCATAGCGGCAAGCCCCTTCTTGCAATCAGCTGCGTTTCAACTGAGAAACAACCAAGTCTGGCAACAGCTCGGGCTGGTGGCGCAACAATCTCACTATCAGGACATTAACATTGTTCAGGCCATAGCGCAGCAGCTACAACTCCAGCAGTTTGGTGATCTCTACTTTGATCGGAATctggctcaagctcaagctctgTTGGCTTTTAACGTGCCATCTAGATATGGTATCTACCCTAGGTACTATGGTGCACCCAGTACCATTACCACCCTTGGCGGTGTCTTGTAA